A genome region from bacterium includes the following:
- a CDS encoding response regulator: MARILIVDDEKSQNVTMRLLLEGEGHQVVDAPGGAEALAALARESFDLVLTDLRMSPVDGLAVIEGARREAPGTPVIMLTAYADLDTAVEAMRRGAVNYLRKPWKMEEVKLAVARALEGATIAREGRAWRREAQRA, from the coding sequence ATGGCCCGCATCCTGATCGTCGACGACGAGAAGAGCCAGAACGTCACCATGCGGCTGCTGCTGGAGGGTGAGGGGCACCAGGTGGTCGACGCGCCCGGCGGCGCCGAGGCGCTGGCCGCCCTGGCCCGCGAGAGCTTCGACCTGGTGCTGACCGACCTGCGCATGTCGCCGGTGGACGGGCTGGCCGTCATCGAGGGGGCGCGGCGCGAGGCGCCCGGCACGCCGGTCATCATGCTGACCGCCTACGCCGACCTCGACACCGCGGTCGAGGCCATGCGCCGCGGCGCGGTGAACTACCTGCGCAAGCCCTGGAAGATGGAGGAGGTCAAGTTGGCCGTGGCGCGGGCGCTCGAAGGAGCGACGATCGCGCGCGAGGGCCGCGCTTGGCGCCGCGAGGCGCAGCGCGCG